A single region of the Salipaludibacillus sp. LMS25 genome encodes:
- a CDS encoding carbohydrate ABC transporter permease, with protein MADAIKKHGVKTSISRWERSKNYRIAIIYLLPSFLLFGLFMFYPMINSLFLSFFFTDAQGEATTFVGFENYTYLFQSDSFRQSVKATLLFVLYTVPTSVIVSLFLALIANEKLRGIGFFRTVFASTLGMSVAASAIIWLFMFHPTAGILNAFLTAINLPAVSWLQDSTMALISVALTTVWMNSGFAFLILLGGLQNIDDHLYESARIDGASYFYQLRKITVPMLSPTLFFIMTITFINSFQSFGQVDILTGGGPAEATNLIIYSIYREAFVYYQFGPASAQVIVLFIAVLVLTLLQFKFGERKVHYQ; from the coding sequence GTGGCGGATGCGATAAAAAAGCACGGTGTGAAGACGTCAATATCACGATGGGAACGTTCGAAAAATTACCGGATCGCTATTATATATCTGCTTCCATCTTTTTTACTGTTTGGTTTATTTATGTTTTATCCGATGATTAATTCACTTTTTCTCAGCTTTTTTTTCACGGATGCCCAAGGTGAAGCGACGACTTTTGTAGGTTTTGAAAATTATACATATTTATTTCAATCTGATTCGTTCAGACAAAGTGTGAAGGCAACGTTACTATTCGTACTATATACAGTGCCAACAAGTGTGATTGTCTCTTTGTTTCTGGCTCTTATTGCAAATGAAAAGTTGCGGGGAATCGGCTTTTTTAGAACTGTTTTTGCGTCTACATTAGGTATGAGTGTAGCTGCTTCAGCTATTATTTGGCTGTTCATGTTTCATCCTACCGCTGGGATATTAAATGCTTTTTTAACAGCCATTAATTTACCAGCAGTTTCTTGGCTGCAAGATTCAACAATGGCGCTTATTTCTGTTGCTTTAACAACGGTTTGGATGAATTCAGGCTTTGCTTTTCTTATCTTGTTAGGTGGCTTGCAGAACATTGACGACCATTTATATGAAAGTGCACGGATTGATGGTGCTAGCTATTTTTATCAATTACGCAAAATTACAGTGCCAATGCTGTCACCTACTCTTTTCTTTATTATGACGATTACCTTTATAAATTCCTTCCAGTCTTTTGGTCAAGTAGATATTTTAACAGGTGGCGGGCCAGCGGAAGCGACAAACCTTATTATTTACTCCATTTATCGTGAAGCGTTTGTATATTATCAATTTGGGCCAGCTAGTGCACAAGTCATAGTCTTATTTATAGCTGTTCTTGTGTTAACGCTTTTACAATTTAAATTTGGGGAAAGGAAGGTGCATTACCAGTGA
- a CDS encoding carbohydrate ABC transporter permease: MRKGLLYLLLCVSGITVFFPILYAFSVSFMTSEDILRRSLVPTNPTLQNYVDVFASVPIGHYLLNSFIVATITTFGMLCVSALAAFVFAFVPFKGRGGVFILVISTLLIPWEATMIPNFLTIQSLGWMNHYLALTVPFFALAFGIFLLRQHFKTVPQELYEAAQVEGLSTFQILYKVVIPYAKTSFVTLGIFGFLTTWNMYLWPLLVTTNDSVRTVQIGLRRLQADEVATNWGMVMAGVVLVILPTLILLMVGQKQLQKGLTKGAIK; encoded by the coding sequence GTGAGAAAAGGTCTATTGTATCTCCTTCTATGTGTTTCTGGCATCACTGTATTTTTCCCAATCCTGTATGCTTTTTCGGTTAGTTTTATGACGAGTGAGGATATTCTTCGCCGCTCTTTGGTCCCTACAAATCCGACACTGCAAAATTATGTTGATGTGTTTGCATCAGTGCCTATTGGACACTATTTATTAAATAGCTTTATAGTAGCAACGATAACGACATTCGGTATGCTGTGTGTCAGTGCTTTAGCTGCCTTTGTTTTTGCCTTTGTCCCATTTAAAGGACGGGGAGGCGTATTTATATTGGTTATTTCGACTCTTCTCATCCCTTGGGAAGCGACGATGATACCGAATTTTTTAACGATACAATCGTTGGGGTGGATGAATCATTACCTCGCACTAACAGTCCCTTTCTTTGCCCTTGCCTTCGGAATATTTTTATTAAGGCAGCATTTTAAGACAGTCCCTCAAGAACTTTACGAAGCGGCTCAAGTGGAAGGGTTATCCACGTTCCAAATTCTTTATAAGGTGGTGATCCCATACGCGAAGACAAGTTTTGTAACTTTAGGCATATTTGGTTTTTTAACGACTTGGAACATGTATTTATGGCCGTTACTCGTGACGACAAATGATTCTGTCCGGACTGTTCAAATTGGACTGAGACGACTGCAAGCAGATGAAGTGGCAACTAATTGGGGAATGGTGATGGCAGGTGTTGTGTTAGTCATTTTGCCTACATTAATTTTACTAATGGTTGGCCAAAAGCAGTTACAAAAAGGGTTAACAAAAGGGGCAATCAAATAA
- a CDS encoding ABC transporter substrate-binding protein, which yields MKKMVKWLFTLTFVLIGMTGCQTNDSEEEAVADEPASEQEDNNDNNNMGASEQDSVIEIEFWHAMGGGLGDTLEALIDDYNASQSTYRIIPEYQGTYEELLTQFRTVGGTETAPGLIQMFEVGTKYMIESDYIIPVQEWIDRDNYDITQLEENILSYYMVDDELYSMPFNSSTPALFYNKEMFEDVGLDPENPPSTFSEVAEAAELLTNDDTYGFSMLGHGWFFEQLISTQGADYVDQDNGREADANEALFGGEEGLRAYEWLADMNDSGTFNYYGRDWDNLRAAFQTENVAMYMDSSAGTKEMVDNASFDVGIAYIPHADEVERHGVVIGGASVWMGSGISDEQQEAAWDFMTWFNEPEVQAEWHVNTGYFSTNPAAYEEAIVHEEHENYPQLTVSIDQLQDTIPSSATQGALITVFPESREQVVTSLEALYQGTNPEEALQQAVEGTNRAIDVAKRASE from the coding sequence ATGAAAAAGATGGTTAAATGGCTTTTTACTTTGACGTTCGTATTAATAGGAATGACAGGTTGTCAGACGAATGATAGTGAGGAAGAGGCGGTTGCCGACGAACCTGCTTCAGAGCAGGAAGACAACAATGATAATAATAACATGGGAGCTTCCGAACAAGACAGCGTCATTGAGATCGAATTTTGGCACGCGATGGGGGGAGGACTCGGTGACACGTTAGAGGCATTAATAGATGATTATAATGCGTCACAATCAACTTATCGCATTATCCCTGAATATCAAGGCACTTATGAGGAACTTTTAACACAGTTCAGAACGGTAGGAGGAACGGAGACAGCGCCAGGCCTCATTCAAATGTTTGAAGTTGGCACGAAATATATGATTGAAAGTGATTATATTATTCCTGTTCAAGAATGGATTGATCGAGATAATTACGATATTACTCAGTTAGAAGAAAATATTTTAAGCTATTATATGGTCGATGATGAGCTTTACTCAATGCCGTTTAATTCATCTACGCCAGCTCTTTTTTACAATAAAGAGATGTTTGAAGACGTGGGATTAGACCCTGAAAACCCGCCGAGTACATTTAGTGAAGTGGCTGAAGCGGCAGAATTATTAACAAATGATGATACGTATGGCTTTTCTATGCTTGGACACGGTTGGTTTTTTGAACAGCTTATTTCAACACAAGGGGCTGATTATGTGGATCAAGATAATGGTCGAGAGGCAGATGCGAACGAAGCGCTCTTCGGGGGAGAAGAAGGGCTACGAGCATACGAATGGCTAGCGGACATGAATGACTCAGGCACGTTTAATTATTATGGCCGTGATTGGGATAATTTACGAGCCGCATTCCAAACGGAAAACGTTGCTATGTACATGGACTCTTCCGCAGGGACGAAAGAAATGGTGGATAACGCGAGCTTTGACGTGGGGATAGCGTATATTCCGCACGCTGATGAAGTCGAGCGACACGGAGTCGTCATCGGTGGTGCTTCTGTATGGATGGGGAGTGGCATTAGCGACGAACAGCAAGAGGCGGCGTGGGACTTTATGACATGGTTCAATGAGCCGGAAGTGCAAGCTGAATGGCATGTGAATACAGGCTATTTCTCAACAAATCCTGCTGCCTATGAAGAAGCGATCGTCCATGAAGAACATGAAAACTACCCACAGTTAACGGTCTCTATCGATCAATTGCAAGATACGATTCCTTCATCAGCTACTCAGGGAGCCCTTATAACTGTCTTTCCCGAATCCCGTGAGCAGGTGGTGACCTCACTCGAAGCCTTATATCAAGGCACAAATCCAGAAGAGGCTTTACAACAAGCGGTAGAGGGAACTAATCGGGCGATTGATGTGGCAAAGCGTGCCTCTGAATAA
- the sigX gene encoding RNA polymerase sigma factor SigX — MREEFERLYQTYHQQLFQYLFYLVRNRETAEELVQEVYIKVLNSYETFEGKSSEKTWLYSIAKHVAIDWIRKQSRKKRKSEGKEYEWSEREFEIEDNHPLPEEIVVQKEEVQHIYKMLEKCSQDQQQVVLLRYIQSLSIAESADILGWTESKVKTTQHRAIKALKKHLEEADAAMGEKEVSK; from the coding sequence GTGAGAGAGGAGTTTGAGCGGTTATATCAAACCTATCACCAACAACTTTTCCAATACCTCTTTTACCTTGTGCGAAACCGAGAAACAGCAGAAGAACTCGTGCAAGAAGTTTATATAAAAGTTTTAAATTCTTACGAAACGTTTGAAGGTAAAAGCAGTGAGAAGACATGGCTCTACTCCATTGCAAAGCATGTGGCTATCGACTGGATAAGAAAACAGTCTCGCAAAAAGCGTAAATCTGAAGGGAAAGAGTACGAATGGAGTGAACGGGAGTTTGAAATAGAAGACAACCACCCTTTACCTGAAGAAATCGTTGTTCAAAAGGAAGAAGTGCAGCACATCTATAAAATGCTTGAAAAGTGTAGTCAAGATCAACAACAAGTTGTTTTACTCCGTTATATTCAATCCCTTTCTATAGCTGAATCTGCTGACATATTAGGTTGGACTGAAAGTAAAGTTAAAACGACTCAGCACCGTGCAATTAAAGCTTTGAAAAAACATTTGGAAGAGGCTGATGCTGCGATGGGTGAAAAGGAGGTAAGTAAATGA
- a CDS encoding sigma-54-dependent Fis family transcriptional regulator: MFKEIPQLPGVYKQLLDAIDIGIHVINHEGKSIIYNKKMSEIEDMNKEEVLNKTIMDIFLFKSEEESRLLTALSKGSVHRNAKQTYFNFKGQEITTVNDTFPLIHNNMTIGAVEMAKDITKLERLTRETSKEKHDARFTFEQIIGESSAIKEVIHNAQRATRTSSSVLISGETGTGKELFAQSIHNGGHRSSRPFISQNCAALPDSLIEGILFGSVKGAFTGATDHPGLFEQADGGTLMLDEINSLNASLQAKLLRAIQEKSIRRIGDTRNRVVDVRIIATVNEDPILSLEKNRLREDLYYRLSVVSLTVPPLRKRKEDISLLVKHFIQTYNHRFQLTVPGLTDEVSRFFHQYDWPGNVRELEHMIEGAMNLIDYDEPIANIHLPIHVRKKVPSPPDEAMIDKPFKQSPLLQAVKPLQVYMEEVEKAYIANVLSMYDGNISQAAKKLGIKRQSLQYRRKKFKL, from the coding sequence ATGTTTAAGGAGATACCTCAATTACCAGGTGTTTACAAGCAACTTCTCGATGCTATTGATATCGGTATACACGTGATCAACCATGAAGGAAAGTCCATCATTTACAATAAAAAAATGTCAGAAATTGAAGACATGAATAAAGAGGAAGTTTTAAATAAGACGATTATGGATATTTTCTTATTCAAATCTGAGGAAGAAAGCAGACTACTTACAGCATTAAGTAAAGGAAGCGTTCATCGTAATGCTAAACAAACCTATTTTAATTTTAAAGGACAGGAAATTACAACGGTCAATGATACTTTTCCCCTTATTCATAACAACATGACAATCGGGGCAGTGGAAATGGCTAAAGACATCACGAAACTTGAACGTCTCACACGTGAAACCTCCAAAGAGAAACATGATGCTAGGTTTACGTTCGAGCAAATTATTGGGGAGTCATCTGCCATTAAAGAGGTTATTCATAACGCACAACGAGCAACAAGAACGTCGTCATCTGTACTCATCTCAGGGGAAACTGGGACGGGTAAAGAATTATTTGCCCAAAGCATTCATAATGGTGGTCATAGATCATCAAGGCCTTTTATTAGTCAAAATTGCGCGGCTCTCCCTGATTCTTTAATTGAAGGTATCTTATTTGGCTCTGTTAAGGGGGCTTTCACTGGGGCTACTGACCATCCTGGCTTATTTGAACAAGCAGACGGCGGGACATTGATGCTTGACGAAATTAACTCGTTAAATGCCTCACTGCAAGCAAAGTTACTACGAGCGATCCAAGAAAAATCCATTCGGCGAATTGGTGATACTAGAAACCGAGTAGTAGATGTCCGAATTATTGCAACAGTCAATGAAGATCCTATTCTCTCTCTCGAAAAGAACCGCCTACGTGAGGATTTATATTACCGTCTTAGCGTCGTCTCACTTACCGTCCCCCCTCTGAGGAAACGAAAAGAAGACATCTCTTTATTAGTCAAACATTTTATACAAACGTACAACCATCGTTTTCAACTAACTGTGCCTGGTCTTACAGACGAGGTAAGCCGTTTTTTTCATCAATATGATTGGCCAGGTAATGTCCGGGAATTAGAGCATATGATTGAAGGTGCCATGAATTTAATTGATTACGACGAACCGATCGCCAACATCCATTTACCCATTCATGTTCGGAAAAAAGTCCCTTCTCCTCCTGATGAGGCCATGATAGACAAGCCATTTAAACAGTCCCCGTTGTTACAAGCTGTCAAACCTCTTCAGGTTTATATGGAGGAAGTGGAAAAAGCGTATATCGCGAATGTCCTTTCAATGTATGACGGCAACATTAGTCAAGCAGCCAAAAAATTAGGCATTAAACGTCAAAGTTTGCAATATCGGCGCAAGAAATTTAAGTTATAA
- the pruA gene encoding L-glutamate gamma-semialdehyde dehydrogenase → MVVPYRHEPFTDFTVEENDKAYQEALDYVKGQLGQEYPLIINGEKVFTEDKTVSENPSNKEEVVGRVSKCNRELAEKAMQAADEAFKSWKKWDPAARANILFKASAIIRRRKHEFSAWLSYEAGKPWKEADADTAEAIDFLEYYARQMLRLKDGIEINSREGEHNQFTYMPLGVGVTISPWNFAFAIMAGTTVGPMVAGNTILLKPASTTPVIAYKFMEVLLEAGLPKGVVNYIPGSSAEMGDYLVDHPRTRFINFTGSKKVGLHIAERAAKVQDGQIWMKRVIAEMGGKDTIIVDDDADLDLAAESIVYSAFGFSGQKCSACSRAIIHEKVYETVLEKVVNHTKELTVGPVYKDNANFMGPVNDQAAFEKVLSYIEIGKQEGKLLVGGEGDNGTGYFIKPTVFADVAPDARIMQEEIFGPVVAFAKAKDFDELIEFANNTEYGLTGAVISNNRDHLEQAREDFHVGNLYFNRGCTAAIVGYHPFGGFNMSGTDSKAGGPDYLLHFLQPKTVSDMF, encoded by the coding sequence ATGGTAGTACCTTACAGACACGAGCCATTTACAGATTTTACAGTTGAGGAGAATGACAAGGCATATCAGGAAGCTCTTGACTATGTAAAAGGTCAATTGGGCCAAGAATACCCCCTAATTATTAATGGTGAGAAAGTGTTTACTGAGGATAAAACAGTTTCTGAAAATCCATCTAACAAAGAAGAAGTTGTGGGACGCGTTTCTAAGTGTAATCGGGAATTGGCTGAAAAGGCGATGCAGGCTGCTGATGAGGCCTTTAAATCTTGGAAGAAGTGGGACCCGGCAGCACGGGCGAATATATTATTTAAAGCCTCTGCCATCATTCGCCGCAGGAAGCATGAGTTTTCAGCATGGTTGTCGTATGAGGCTGGAAAACCATGGAAAGAAGCGGATGCAGACACGGCTGAAGCGATTGATTTTCTGGAGTATTACGCTAGACAGATGCTCCGTTTAAAAGATGGGATTGAGATAAATTCTAGAGAGGGTGAACATAATCAGTTCACTTACATGCCATTAGGTGTTGGAGTAACGATTTCGCCGTGGAATTTTGCTTTTGCGATTATGGCTGGGACGACTGTCGGGCCTATGGTAGCAGGTAATACTATTTTATTGAAGCCTGCGAGCACGACACCGGTTATTGCCTATAAATTTATGGAGGTGCTACTCGAAGCAGGTCTTCCAAAGGGCGTTGTTAACTATATTCCAGGGAGCAGTGCTGAGATGGGAGACTATCTCGTCGATCATCCACGCACCCGATTTATTAACTTTACAGGTTCCAAAAAAGTAGGCCTTCATATCGCTGAAAGAGCGGCAAAAGTGCAAGACGGACAGATTTGGATGAAGCGTGTCATTGCTGAAATGGGTGGAAAAGATACGATAATTGTAGATGACGATGCCGATTTAGATCTAGCAGCAGAATCAATCGTATATTCAGCATTTGGCTTCTCAGGCCAAAAATGCTCAGCGTGCTCTCGGGCAATTATACATGAAAAAGTTTATGAGACAGTTCTAGAGAAAGTCGTTAATCATACGAAAGAATTAACGGTAGGACCGGTTTATAAAGATAATGCCAACTTTATGGGACCTGTTAATGATCAAGCGGCGTTTGAGAAAGTGTTGAGTTATATTGAGATTGGTAAACAGGAAGGGAAACTTTTGGTCGGCGGTGAGGGGGATAATGGTACAGGTTATTTTATTAAGCCCACAGTTTTTGCTGATGTAGCGCCGGACGCCCGTATAATGCAAGAAGAGATTTTTGGCCCGGTAGTGGCTTTTGCGAAAGCCAAGGATTTTGATGAATTGATAGAGTTTGCCAATAATACTGAGTATGGGTTGACAGGTGCGGTTATTTCCAACAATCGTGACCATCTCGAGCAGGCTCGTGAAGACTTCCACGTCGGAAACCTTTATTTTAATCGTGGGTGTACAGCTGCTATTGTCGGCTATCATCCGTTCGGAGGTTTCAATATGTCGGGAACCGATTCAAAGGCAGGCGGACCAGACTATCTACTTCATTTCTTACAGCCGAAAACGGTCTCAGATATGTTT